The following are from one region of the Cloacibacterium normanense genome:
- the trpC gene encoding indole-3-glycerol phosphate synthase TrpC — translation MNILDKIIVRKKEEIAFSKSKISVEKMKNSEYFGRKTFSLKESVKARNGIIAEFKRQSPSKGIINDKVASLEIVTKYEEFGASGISILTDKDFFGGSFEDILSVRNSVNIPILRKDFMVDEYQFYEAKSIGADVVLLIAACLSPTQVQEFTALAHELNLEVLLEIHTEEELEHFNSEIDLVGINNRNLKDFKVDLQHSVNLKNLLPKGTLSVAESGIYNVEDFKFLKEKGFDAFLMGEYFMKNENPGNKFKEFVDVIN, via the coding sequence ATGAACATTTTAGATAAAATAATAGTTAGAAAAAAGGAAGAAATTGCTTTCTCTAAAAGTAAAATTTCTGTTGAAAAAATGAAAAATTCTGAATATTTTGGAAGAAAAACTTTTTCTTTGAAAGAATCGGTAAAAGCCAGAAACGGAATTATTGCTGAATTCAAGAGACAATCGCCTTCAAAAGGAATCATCAATGATAAAGTTGCGTCTTTAGAAATTGTAACGAAATATGAAGAATTCGGTGCAAGTGGAATTTCGATTTTAACTGATAAAGATTTTTTCGGAGGTAGTTTTGAAGATATTTTGAGCGTGAGAAATTCTGTGAATATCCCGATTTTAAGGAAAGATTTTATGGTAGATGAATACCAATTCTACGAAGCAAAATCTATTGGTGCAGATGTAGTTTTATTGATTGCAGCGTGTCTTTCGCCAACTCAAGTTCAAGAATTTACTGCTTTAGCACACGAACTAAATTTGGAGGTTTTGTTAGAAATTCACACCGAAGAAGAATTAGAGCATTTCAATTCTGAAATTGATTTGGTCGGCATCAACAACCGAAATTTGAAAGATTTCAAGGTAGATTTACAACATTCTGTCAACCTGAAAAACTTACTTCCAAAAGGAACTTTATCTGTCGCAGAAAGTGGAATTTACAATGTGGAAGATTTTAAATTTCTAAAAGAAAAAGGATTTGATGCTTTCTTGATGGGCGAATATTTTATGAAAAACGAAAATCCGGGAAACAAATTCAAAGAATTTGTTGATGTGATAAATTGA
- the thrS gene encoding threonine--tRNA ligase yields MIKITLPDGSIREFEGVVTPLEVAKSISEGLARNTISAVVNGKQVEVTTPITEDATLTLLTWNDDLGKKAFWHSSAHILAQSILDFYPNAKLTIGPAIENGFYYDVDFGDESLSEKDFEKIEKKMLENAKKDATFNLYSVSKADALKEYADNPYKTELIENLQDGEITFCTHDNFTDLCRGGHIPSTGIVKAVKILNAAGAYWRGDEKNKQLTRVYGISFPKQKELTEYLERLEEAKRRDHRKLGKELGIFAFSEKVGAGLPLWLPKGTALRKKLENFLSEAQKKGGYEFVMTPHIGNIELYKTSGHYEKYGADSFQSIKTPNEGEEFFLKPMNCPHHCEIYKTSQWSYKDLPKRYAEFGTVYRYEQSGELHGLTRVRGFTQDDAHLFCTPDQLLKEFEDVIDLVLYVFKSLGFEDFVTQVSLRDKENRSKYIGSEENWEKAENAIITAAQNKGLKTIVEYGEAAFYGPKLDFMVKDALGRSWQLGTIQVDYNLPERFDLWYTGNDNEKHRPVMIHRAPFGSMERFIAILLENTAGDFPLWLSPDQFIILPISEKYVDYAKKVSQLLENHDISGLIDDRNEKTGKKIRDAELKKIPFMLVVGENEEQNGTISVRRRGEGDLGAMKLEDFVTYFKEAAKI; encoded by the coding sequence CGCTTACGTTGCTTACCTGGAATGATGATTTAGGAAAGAAAGCTTTTTGGCATTCTTCAGCACACATTTTGGCTCAATCTATTTTAGATTTTTATCCAAATGCTAAATTAACCATCGGTCCAGCAATTGAAAACGGATTTTATTATGATGTAGATTTCGGTGATGAATCTCTTTCTGAAAAAGATTTTGAAAAAATCGAGAAAAAAATGCTCGAAAACGCCAAAAAAGATGCGACTTTCAATCTTTATTCTGTTTCTAAAGCAGATGCACTGAAAGAATACGCAGACAATCCTTATAAAACTGAATTAATCGAAAATTTACAAGACGGCGAAATCACGTTCTGTACGCATGATAACTTTACAGACCTTTGTAGAGGTGGTCACATTCCAAGTACAGGAATTGTAAAAGCTGTAAAAATTCTTAATGCAGCGGGAGCATATTGGAGAGGAGACGAAAAAAATAAGCAATTGACTAGAGTTTACGGAATTTCTTTCCCTAAACAAAAAGAATTGACAGAATATCTAGAAAGATTAGAAGAAGCAAAAAGAAGAGACCACAGAAAACTAGGAAAAGAACTAGGAATCTTCGCTTTTTCTGAAAAAGTAGGTGCTGGTTTACCACTTTGGTTGCCAAAAGGAACTGCGCTAAGAAAAAAATTAGAAAATTTCCTTTCAGAAGCTCAGAAAAAAGGTGGTTATGAGTTTGTAATGACTCCTCATATTGGGAATATTGAATTGTACAAAACTTCTGGTCACTACGAAAAATATGGAGCAGATTCTTTCCAATCGATTAAAACTCCAAACGAAGGCGAAGAATTTTTCTTAAAACCAATGAACTGTCCGCATCACTGCGAGATTTATAAAACTTCTCAATGGTCTTATAAAGATTTACCTAAGAGATATGCAGAATTCGGAACGGTTTACAGATACGAGCAATCTGGTGAATTACACGGTTTAACCAGAGTAAGAGGTTTCACTCAAGATGACGCACACTTATTCTGTACACCAGACCAATTATTAAAAGAGTTTGAAGATGTAATTGACTTGGTTCTTTACGTTTTCAAAAGCTTAGGATTTGAAGATTTTGTGACTCAAGTTTCACTTAGAGACAAAGAAAACAGATCAAAATATATCGGTTCAGAAGAAAATTGGGAAAAAGCAGAAAATGCAATCATCACTGCTGCACAAAACAAAGGTCTTAAAACCATCGTAGAATACGGAGAAGCTGCATTCTACGGCCCTAAACTAGACTTTATGGTAAAAGATGCTTTAGGCAGAAGTTGGCAATTAGGAACCATTCAAGTAGATTACAATTTACCAGAGAGATTTGACCTTTGGTACACTGGTAATGACAATGAAAAACACAGACCCGTAATGATTCACAGAGCACCATTTGGTTCTATGGAACGTTTCATTGCAATTCTATTAGAAAACACTGCAGGAGATTTCCCACTATGGCTAAGTCCAGACCAATTTATCATTCTGCCTATTTCTGAAAAATATGTAGATTATGCTAAAAAAGTTTCACAATTATTAGAAAATCACGATATTAGCGGATTAATTGACGACAGAAACGAAAAAACAGGTAAGAAAATTCGTGATGCAGAATTGAAGAAAATTCCGTTTATGTTAGTGGTAGGAGAAAATGAAGAACAGAACGGCACCATTTCTGTAAGAAGACGTGGAGAAGGTGATTTAGGAGCGATGAAATTAGAAGATTTCGTAACCTATTTCAAAGAAGCAGCAAAAATCTAA
- the infC gene encoding translation initiation factor IF-3 translates to MRRPVQEDLHQINEKIRAKEVRLVGDNVEPGVYPLARAIAIAQEQDLDLVVISDKAEPYICRVLEYKKFLYEQKKKQKELKAKQVKVVVKEIRFGPQTDDHDFEFKKKHAEKFLEEGSKLKTYVFFKGRSIIFKDQGEILLLRLAQELEHVGKVDQMPKLEGKRMIMMMSPKKAAK, encoded by the coding sequence ATGCGTCGCCCTGTACAAGAAGACTTACATCAAATTAACGAAAAAATCCGTGCAAAGGAAGTTCGTTTAGTAGGAGATAATGTAGAACCAGGAGTGTATCCTTTAGCAAGAGCTATTGCAATTGCTCAGGAACAAGATCTTGATTTAGTCGTTATTTCAGATAAAGCAGAACCTTATATCTGTAGAGTTCTTGAATACAAAAAATTTCTTTACGAACAAAAGAAGAAACAAAAGGAACTCAAGGCTAAGCAAGTAAAAGTTGTAGTAAAAGAAATCAGATTCGGACCTCAAACAGATGATCATGATTTCGAGTTCAAGAAAAAACATGCCGAGAAATTTTTAGAAGAAGGCTCTAAATTGAAAACGTATGTTTTCTTCAAAGGACGTTCTATTATCTTCAAAGACCAAGGTGAAATCTTACTTCTAAGACTCGCTCAAGAGCTAGAACACGTAGGAAAAGTAGACCAAATGCCTAAACTAGAAGGTAAGAGAATGATTATGATGATGAGCCCTAAAAAAGCGGCAAAATAA
- the rplT gene encoding 50S ribosomal protein L20, which yields MPRSVNAVASRARRKKVLKQAKGFFGRRKNVWTVAKNAVEKAMQYAYRGRKEKKRSFRGLWITRINAGTREHGMSYSQFMGALKKNNIELNRKVLADLAMNHPEAFKAVVDQVK from the coding sequence ATGCCAAGATCAGTAAACGCTGTAGCGTCTAGAGCGCGCAGAAAAAAAGTTTTAAAGCAGGCTAAAGGTTTTTTCGGTAGAAGAAAAAATGTTTGGACTGTTGCTAAAAATGCCGTAGAAAAAGCAATGCAATATGCTTACCGCGGTAGAAAAGAGAAAAAAAGAAGCTTCAGAGGACTTTGGATTACCAGAATTAACGCTGGAACTAGAGAACACGGAATGTCTTACTCTCAATTTATGGGAGCTCTTAAAAAGAACAACATCGAGCTAAACAGAAAAGTTCTTGCAGACCTTGCAATGAATCATCCAGAAGCTTTCAAAGCTGTTGTAGATCAAGTAAAATAA
- a CDS encoding anthranilate synthase component II → MKVLVFDNYDSFTYNLVQIVEQILGKKVDVFRNDEIPLEDINQYDKIILSPGPGIPEEAGILLEVIKKYAPTKSIFGVCLGQQAIAEAFGGSLINLSEIYHGVATEAKQVKPHKILENLPEVLEVGRYHSWAVNPEDFPSALEITSVDNSGMIMSLKHKKYDVHAVQYHPESILTPKGRQILENFLKSEDGSQKSEE, encoded by the coding sequence ATGAAAGTTTTAGTTTTCGATAATTACGATAGTTTTACCTACAATCTCGTTCAAATTGTAGAACAAATTTTGGGCAAAAAAGTAGATGTTTTCAGAAATGACGAAATTCCTTTGGAAGACATCAATCAATATGATAAAATCATCCTTTCTCCAGGACCAGGAATTCCCGAAGAAGCAGGAATTTTACTTGAAGTGATAAAAAAATATGCTCCAACCAAATCTATTTTTGGAGTTTGTTTGGGACAACAAGCAATCGCTGAAGCTTTTGGTGGAAGCCTCATCAATCTTTCTGAAATTTATCACGGAGTTGCAACCGAAGCAAAACAAGTAAAACCGCACAAAATTCTAGAAAATTTACCCGAAGTTTTAGAAGTTGGGCGCTATCATTCTTGGGCAGTAAATCCCGAAGATTTTCCTTCAGCATTAGAAATTACTTCTGTAGATAATTCTGGAATGATTATGAGCTTGAAACACAAAAAGTACGATGTTCACGCGGTTCAATATCATCCTGAAAGTATCTTAACTCCAAAAGGAAGACAGATTTTAGAGAATTTCTTAAAGTCAGAAGACGGAAGTCAAAAGTCAGAAGAATAA
- the trpB gene encoding tryptophan synthase subunit beta, whose translation MTTYRNPDENGYYGEFGGAFVPEMLYPNVEELQQNYIEIIESEEFKKELNDLLKDYVGRATPLYFAKNLSEKYGTNVYLKREDLNHTGAHKINNALGQVLLAKKLGKKRIIAETGAGQHGVATATACALMNLECIVYMGEIDIARQAPNVARMKMLGAKVVPATSGSKTLKDAVNEALRDWINNATTTHYIIGSVVGPHPFPDLVARFQSVISEEIKWQLKEKIGRENPDYVIACVGGGSNAAGTFYHFVDEPSVKIIAAEAGGFGVNSGKSAATTFLGTTGVLHGSKSIVMQTNDGQVIEPHSISAGLDYPGIGPFHANLFKNNRAEFFSINDDEALESAFELTRLEGIIPALESSHALHVLKKKNFQKDDVVVICLSGRGDKDMETYLKIIDK comes from the coding sequence ATGACAACATATAGAAATCCCGACGAAAACGGATATTACGGAGAATTTGGAGGGGCATTTGTTCCAGAAATGCTCTATCCAAACGTGGAAGAACTTCAACAAAATTATATAGAAATTATAGAATCCGAAGAGTTTAAAAAAGAACTCAACGATTTATTGAAAGATTATGTAGGAAGAGCTACTCCACTATATTTTGCGAAAAATTTAAGCGAAAAATATGGCACAAACGTTTACTTAAAACGGGAAGATTTAAATCACACTGGTGCGCATAAAATCAATAACGCTCTCGGACAAGTTCTTCTCGCCAAAAAACTAGGAAAAAAGAGAATTATCGCCGAAACTGGAGCTGGTCAACACGGTGTTGCAACAGCTACAGCTTGCGCTTTAATGAATCTGGAGTGCATCGTTTATATGGGCGAAATTGATATTGCGAGACAAGCTCCTAATGTTGCTAGAATGAAAATGCTAGGTGCAAAAGTTGTTCCTGCAACTTCAGGCTCAAAAACGCTGAAAGACGCTGTAAATGAAGCGTTAAGAGACTGGATTAACAATGCTACTACTACGCATTACATCATCGGAAGTGTAGTTGGTCCGCATCCTTTTCCTGATTTGGTGGCGAGATTCCAGAGTGTGATTTCTGAGGAAATTAAATGGCAATTGAAAGAGAAAATAGGAAGAGAAAACCCAGATTACGTCATCGCTTGTGTTGGTGGCGGCAGCAATGCAGCAGGAACTTTTTACCATTTTGTAGATGAACCTTCCGTTAAAATTATCGCAGCAGAAGCTGGCGGTTTTGGTGTAAATTCAGGAAAATCTGCAGCTACAACTTTCTTGGGAACAACAGGCGTTTTGCACGGTAGCAAAAGCATTGTGATGCAAACCAATGACGGACAAGTTATCGAGCCGCATTCTATTTCTGCGGGATTAGATTATCCAGGAATTGGGCCTTTTCATGCGAATCTATTTAAAAATAATCGTGCAGAATTTTTCAGCATTAATGATGACGAAGCGCTAGAATCTGCTTTTGAACTCACCAGATTAGAAGGCATCATTCCTGCTTTGGAAAGCTCTCACGCATTGCACGTTTTGAAAAAGAAAAACTTCCAAAAAGATGATGTGGTGGTGATTTGTTTAAGCGGAAGAGGCGATAAAGACATGGAAACTTACCTGAAAATAATTGATAAATAA
- the trpA gene encoding tryptophan synthase subunit alpha — MKKLNIYFTAGIPTLEDTAEIMKTIQNSGADMMEIGMPYSDPVADGPVIQGAHELALSNGMTIAQLFSQLKSVKDEIKIPVILMGYINPVLSFGFEKFCEECANSGVSGLIIPDLPTIEFEKNYQPILEKYGLNFTFLVTPETSEERIKYLDSLSSGFLYAVSSSSTTGNEKKEVKNEEYLNKLASLNLKNDVLIGFGIKNKTDFEQVTEKSQGGIIGTAFVKILLENKDWKEKAEAFIKSIK; from the coding sequence ATGAAAAAATTAAATATATATTTTACTGCGGGAATTCCCACTCTGGAAGATACTGCAGAAATTATGAAAACCATCCAGAATTCTGGTGCAGATATGATGGAAATCGGGATGCCATATTCTGATCCTGTTGCAGATGGTCCAGTTATTCAAGGAGCACACGAATTAGCACTTTCTAACGGAATGACCATCGCTCAACTTTTTTCTCAACTGAAATCGGTGAAAGATGAAATCAAAATTCCCGTGATTTTGATGGGCTACATTAACCCTGTTTTAAGTTTTGGTTTTGAAAAATTCTGTGAAGAATGTGCCAATTCTGGAGTTTCTGGACTGATTATTCCAGATTTACCTACCATTGAATTTGAAAAGAATTACCAACCTATTTTAGAGAAATATGGATTGAATTTTACCTTTTTGGTGACTCCAGAAACTTCGGAAGAACGCATTAAATATTTAGATTCTTTGAGTTCAGGTTTTTTATATGCTGTTTCTAGTTCATCTACCACAGGAAACGAAAAAAAGGAAGTTAAAAACGAAGAATATTTGAATAAATTAGCTTCTTTAAATTTGAAAAACGATGTATTGATAGGTTTTGGAATTAAGAACAAAACTGATTTTGAACAAGTTACAGAAAAATCACAAGGCGGAATTATAGGAACTGCCTTTGTGAAAATTCTCTTAGAAAATAAAGATTGGAAAGAAAAAGCGGAAGCTTTCATCAAATCTATTAAATAA
- the trpD gene encoding anthranilate phosphoribosyltransferase, with product MKQILQYLFNHQTLTKAEAKAIMIEIAQNKFNETEVSAFITVFMMRSITLEEMQGFREALLDLAVKVDLGTHDLVDIVGTGGDGKNTFNISTLASFIVAGTGQKVAKHGNYGVSAISGSSNVLEELGYQFKNNQEDLKKDLEKANICFLHAPLFHPALKTVAPLRKGLGLRTFFNLLGPLVNPAKPKFSMIGVYSLEIARLYQYILQKNNEDFMLVHALDGYDEISLTGDTKIFNKNGEEIFSATELGFKNIEAESIFGGNTKEEAAKIFRTILEGKGTYEQNAVVLANAAKALQNTGKFENYEASLSAAKDSLESGKALDCLIKLIEN from the coding sequence ATGAAACAAATATTACAATACCTTTTCAATCATCAAACTTTAACAAAAGCCGAAGCAAAGGCAATTATGATTGAAATTGCACAAAATAAATTCAACGAAACAGAAGTTTCTGCCTTTATCACTGTTTTTATGATGCGAAGCATTACGCTAGAAGAAATGCAAGGCTTTCGTGAAGCTTTGCTAGATTTGGCGGTGAAAGTAGATTTAGGAACGCACGATTTGGTAGATATTGTAGGAACTGGAGGCGATGGAAAAAACACCTTCAACATTTCAACTTTGGCTAGTTTTATTGTGGCCGGAACCGGACAAAAAGTGGCGAAACACGGCAATTACGGTGTTTCTGCGATTTCCGGTTCTTCTAATGTTTTGGAGGAATTGGGTTATCAATTCAAAAATAATCAAGAAGATTTAAAGAAAGATTTAGAAAAAGCCAACATCTGTTTTCTTCACGCTCCACTTTTTCACCCAGCATTAAAAACGGTTGCTCCTTTGAGAAAAGGTTTGGGTTTGAGAACGTTTTTCAATCTTTTAGGACCTTTGGTAAATCCTGCAAAACCGAAATTTTCTATGATTGGAGTTTACAGTTTAGAAATTGCTAGATTATATCAATATATTTTGCAGAAAAACAACGAAGATTTTATGTTGGTTCACGCTTTAGACGGTTACGACGAAATTTCTTTGACAGGTGACACTAAAATTTTCAATAAAAATGGCGAAGAAATTTTCTCTGCAACTGAATTAGGATTTAAAAATATTGAAGCTGAATCTATTTTCGGAGGAAATACTAAAGAAGAAGCTGCCAAAATTTTCAGAACTATTTTAGAAGGAAAAGGAACGTATGAACAAAATGCCGTAGTTCTTGCCAATGCTGCAAAAGCACTACAAAACACAGGAAAATTTGAAAATTACGAAGCAAGTTTATCCGCTGCAAAAGACAGTTTAGAAAGCGGAAAAGCTTTGGACTGTCTTATTAAACTAATTGAAAATTGA
- a CDS encoding anthranilate synthase component I family protein produces the protein MLTTNNQQPTTKIKTTSKSLMGDLHTAMGIYLKLRDKFRDTILLESADHNVNNNSFSYIAINAIAGVEIKNLQEMEVKFPLTAPEKHQIPENFNITEYLENFSKSFDCEKVKNPVEKMAQGLFGYTSFDAVQFFETIQFKPQSKEVEIPILRYRFYQYVIAINHFNDEMFLIENKIDGLKSKISEIESIIQNKDVALYPFEKIDEETSNLSDEEYRDLVELAKKHCFRGDVFQLVLSRRFEQKFKGDEFNVYRALRNINPSPYLFFFDYGDYKLMGSSPESQLIIQNHKAVIHPIAGTFRRTGDTEKDLLSVETLKKDPKENAEHTMLVDLARNDLSKLGKNVTVSKLKEIQLFSHVIHMVSEVTAELDEKTNPYEMIATTFPQGTLSGAPKYKALELIDAYEKSSRGYYGGCIGFVGFDGSCNQAIMIRTFLSKNNTLFYQAGAGIVAKSSAENELQEVNNKLNALKMAVKKAEKL, from the coding sequence ATGCTGACAACCAACAACCAACAACCCACAACTAAAATAAAAACCACCTCCAAATCATTGATGGGAGACCTTCATACAGCGATGGGAATTTACCTGAAACTCAGAGATAAATTCAGAGATACTATTCTACTGGAAAGTGCCGACCACAATGTAAATAACAACAGTTTTTCTTACATCGCCATCAACGCAATTGCAGGAGTAGAAATTAAAAATCTACAGGAAATGGAAGTGAAATTTCCATTAACCGCTCCAGAAAAACATCAAATCCCAGAGAATTTCAACATCACTGAATATTTAGAAAATTTTTCTAAAAGTTTTGACTGCGAAAAGGTGAAAAATCCAGTTGAAAAAATGGCTCAAGGTTTATTTGGTTATACCAGTTTTGATGCCGTACAGTTTTTTGAAACTATCCAATTCAAACCTCAAAGCAAGGAAGTAGAAATTCCCATTTTACGTTACCGATTTTATCAATATGTGATTGCTATTAATCATTTTAATGATGAAATGTTCCTCATCGAAAATAAAATTGATGGGCTAAAATCTAAAATTTCAGAAATTGAAAGCATCATTCAAAATAAAGACGTTGCACTCTATCCTTTTGAAAAAATAGACGAAGAAACTTCTAATTTAAGTGATGAAGAATACAGAGATTTGGTAGAATTGGCGAAGAAACATTGTTTCCGTGGAGATGTTTTCCAGTTGGTTTTGAGCAGAAGATTTGAACAAAAATTCAAAGGTGATGAGTTCAATGTTTACCGAGCTTTACGAAACATCAATCCTTCTCCTTACCTATTTTTCTTTGATTATGGCGATTACAAATTAATGGGTTCAAGTCCAGAAAGTCAGTTGATTATTCAAAATCACAAAGCCGTAATTCACCCAATTGCAGGAACTTTCCGCAGAACTGGCGATACTGAAAAAGACTTACTATCGGTAGAAACCCTAAAAAAAGACCCAAAAGAAAACGCAGAACATACCATGTTGGTAGATTTAGCCAGAAACGATTTAAGCAAATTAGGAAAAAACGTAACGGTGTCTAAACTGAAAGAAATTCAATTGTTTTCTCACGTTATTCACATGGTTTCAGAAGTTACCGCAGAATTAGACGAAAAAACCAATCCTTATGAAATGATTGCCACCACTTTTCCGCAAGGAACATTGAGTGGTGCTCCAAAATATAAAGCTCTTGAACTCATCGATGCTTACGAAAAATCTTCTCGTGGTTATTATGGCGGTTGTATAGGTTTTGTAGGTTTTGACGGAAGTTGCAACCAAGCCATTATGATTAGAACATTTTTGAGCAAAAATAATACGCTTTTCTATCAGGCTGGCGCTGGAATTGTAGCCAAATCTTCCGCAGAAAATGAGTTACAAGAAGTAAATAACAAACTAAATGCCTTGAAAATGGCAGTTAAAAAAGCAGAAAAATTATGA
- a CDS encoding PhzF family phenazine biosynthesis protein, whose translation MSQKIYQIDAFADALFSGNPAAVCPLENWLDADIMQKIAAENNLAETAFTVPVENGFEIRWFTPEVEVDLCGHATLASAYTLMNFEGFSGEKINFFSRNSGTLTVTKNGDFLTLDFPKDNLQKLEDLAIFEKCFAYQPVEVYQGKTDYLLIFENEHQIQNIEPNIPEIAKINARGIIVSSISENFDFVSRFFGPNCGVNEDPVTGSAHTTLTPFWAEKLGKTKLTAKQISKRGGVLECELKNDRILIGGKCKTYLKGEIFIK comes from the coding sequence ATGAGCCAAAAAATATATCAAATAGACGCTTTTGCAGACGCTTTATTTTCAGGAAATCCTGCAGCTGTTTGTCCGCTAGAAAATTGGTTAGATGCAGATATAATGCAAAAAATAGCCGCAGAAAATAATTTGGCAGAAACCGCTTTCACTGTTCCCGTAGAAAATGGTTTTGAAATCCGTTGGTTTACGCCAGAAGTTGAAGTAGATTTATGCGGTCACGCAACATTAGCTTCTGCTTACACATTGATGAATTTTGAAGGATTTTCAGGGGAAAAAATCAACTTCTTTTCTAGAAACAGCGGAACGCTAACTGTAACTAAAAACGGAGATTTTTTAACTTTAGATTTTCCAAAAGACAACTTACAAAAATTGGAAGATTTAGCTATTTTCGAGAAATGTTTTGCGTATCAACCTGTTGAAGTTTATCAAGGAAAAACAGATTATTTGTTAATCTTTGAAAACGAACATCAAATTCAAAATATAGAACCCAACATTCCTGAAATTGCAAAAATTAATGCAAGAGGAATTATTGTAAGTTCGATTTCAGAAAATTTTGACTTTGTATCTAGATTTTTTGGTCCAAATTGCGGTGTAAACGAAGATCCTGTTACAGGTTCTGCTCACACAACATTAACTCCTTTTTGGGCAGAAAAATTGGGTAAAACTAAACTTACTGCAAAACAAATTTCCAAACGTGGTGGCGTTTTAGAATGTGAACTCAAAAACGATAGAATTCTCATTGGTGGAAAGTGCAAAACCTATTTAAAAGGCGAAATATTTATCAAATAA
- the rpmI gene encoding 50S ribosomal protein L35, with product MPKLKTKSGAKKRFALTGTGKIKRKNAYKSHILTKKETKQKRNLTQTSYVATVDEKSVLRQLAIK from the coding sequence ATGCCAAAATTAAAAACGAAATCAGGTGCTAAAAAGCGTTTTGCTCTTACTGGTACAGGTAAGATCAAAAGAAAAAATGCTTACAAAAGCCACATCTTAACTAAAAAAGAAACGAAGCAAAAGAGAAATCTTACGCAAACTTCTTACGTTGCTACTGTGGATGAGAAAAGCGTTCTTCGCCAATTAGCAATTAAGTAG
- a CDS encoding phosphoribosylanthranilate isomerase codes for MKLKVCGLTKINQIQELISLNTNFLGFIFYEKSPRFVLNHLSLEEISEINHQGKVGVFVNETVEKIVEISEKSNLNFIQLHGDEDEEFVKKLRLSLSKNIKIIKVIRIGNDFEKFKNEISKISNLTRGEAELSEAKSQISNLLFDTDSKAFGGTGQTFDWQILNEIEIPVPYFLSGGISLENLENLKILNQKPLVLDINSKFETEPGSKDLEKIKTFKSLLK; via the coding sequence ATGAAACTAAAAGTTTGTGGACTTACAAAAATTAATCAAATTCAAGAATTAATTTCTTTGAACACCAATTTTTTAGGCTTTATTTTCTACGAAAAATCACCGAGATTCGTCCTGAATCATTTGAGTTTAGAAGAGATTTCAGAAATTAATCATCAAGGAAAAGTGGGCGTTTTTGTAAATGAAACGGTTGAAAAAATTGTGGAAATTTCAGAGAAATCCAATTTAAATTTCATCCAATTACATGGTGATGAAGATGAAGAATTTGTAAAAAAGTTAAGGCTAAGTTTGAGCAAAAATATTAAAATCATAAAAGTAATTAGAATTGGAAATGATTTTGAAAAATTCAAAAATGAAATTTCAAAAATCTCAAATCTCACACGAGGCGAAGCCGAACTGAGCGAAGCTAAATCTCAAATCTCAAATCTACTGTTCGACACAGACAGCAAAGCTTTTGGCGGAACTGGACAAACTTTTGATTGGCAAATTCTCAACGAAATAGAAATTCCAGTTCCTTATTTTTTGAGTGGTGGAATTTCTTTAGAAAACCTAGAAAATTTAAAAATTTTAAATCAAAAACCTTTAGTTTTAGATATCAACTCAAAATTTGAGACAGAACCCGGAAGTAAAGACCTAGAAAAAATAAAAACATTTAAATCATTACTGAAATGA